The genomic DNA AAATGGACTTTTTTTCGAAAATTTTCTTCAACTGGCTGGAAGTGTTTGTTTTTGGGCGAATTCCCCGACTTCTATTGGCACTGCAAACCCAGTCCGGCAATAAGACGGACTGGGTTCTCCGGTATGCCTTCGTTCCGAATGAAATTATGCTCCTCCCACCCGCCGGAAGCTGTTTATCGCTACTGCCGCTGCTCACGTCAAATGGAAAATAACTTTTATCCTTTTTTAAGCGCCCAGCGGATATTGCATCCCCGTAACTCCGTTTTGCAAACTCCCAATTTCACTTTGCGATTTCACAATCTCATTTTGTCAGGACAAAATTCTAATTTGCGACACCCAATGATCATTTTAATGTTTTTATGCTTTCCTTATCTTTTTTCGTTCCCCAATAATAAAAAAACAGCCGGACGGCTGTTTTGAGAAAGATATCAATTCAAGCGCACGCCGGCGGGTTAACTGACGGCCTCCAGCTTCCGATAATCGGCCACCGGAATATGAAGTGCCACTTTTTCGCCGCGTTGATAAGGAAACGGAACCGCAGTTTAAAATATCGCCCAAAAAGATGTACTCGCCCGCCCACTTTCATATAAAAACGAAGCACATTCCCCAGGACGATGATATCCTCGATGCGGCCCTCCAGTCGGAGACCATCGAGCGGTGTAACTTGGCCAATTTCAAATAATCCGCCAGTTTGATTTTGATATTGGATTTGTTAGCCGCCGAACTCCAGCACTGCGACCACGTAACACGGTAAGCAGTCATATCTTTAGCGCCGAGAGGTATTCTGCAATACCTGTTTTGCAACATCCGGATAGTTGGTAATAATCCCATCCACTGCGGCGGCGATCATTCTCTCCATATGGACCGGTTCATTCACAGTCCATGGATTGACCATTATCCCCCTGTGCCTTGCTTCGCGAACCAGTTCCGGGGTGACGCTATGATGTTCGGGATGTAAAGCCGCAGCCCCAAAAGTTTCTGCATATTCCCATGGCTTGAACAGATCCGCTTCATACAAGGCTCCGGTCTTCAGCTCCGGCAAAATGGTAATGGCTCTCAACAAAGAATGGTGATTGAAGGAAGAGATGATGCAACGATTGACAATCCCAAAATTTTTGACCATTTGGATTACTTTCTCTTCAATACCGGGATATGGAAAAATATTGGTCTTCAATTCGATGTTGAGCAGCAGACGGGTCCCGGCTACCAATTCGAGCAAATCCGACAGACGCGGGATCCTTTCTCCGACAAAGCGCGGCTCAAACCAACTTCCGGCATCCAGTCGCCGCAACTCCTCCCAGGTGAAATCCTTGATCAAACCCTCGCCATCGGTCGTGCGGTCAACCGCCTCGTCGTGGCAGATAACCACTTCGCCATCCTTACTCAAGTGGACATCGAACTCCAGGCCGTCGACGCCGAACTCGACCGCCATGCCGAAGGCGGCCAAGGTATTCTCCGGAGCCCGGCTAGAAAAACCGCGATGCGCGATGATCTTCATTTTTTGTTCCCCTCCCATTTGCATCCATATCTATCAAACTATCAATCCCCAAGACTCCTCGGGCGATATTCATCCCATGACCGTCCTGCCGCAGGATCGCTTCACTTCTTCCAGCCGCTTGCTTACCGATTCCCTCATGTCGAAATTTATCATTATCCGGAGCAAAGCGCGGTCATACGCATTCAAATATTATTTCATTGATTTTACTCCCATAGTTTTAATGGATGATGGTTCCCATGTAATATATGAGAAAAGAATTCTTTAAAACTCGACAGTTTTTCCGCCGTTATCAGGTTTTAGAGGACTCTCTTCATCACTGCCCGCTATATCCGGGCAACGATGACGGCTGACGTCGACCCCCATCGGCAGACCGCTCGGCTTCCTCATGAAATGGTCTTCCAGTCCGACGCGGATGACCAGTTTCCATCGTATAAATACTCGGGCCGATGAACCCGATCAACGTATATTCACCAGAAATGGCTGATAACGGCGGACCAAACCATAGCAGCGGGCTTCCATCCATAGTCAACTGGTCGACGTCATGGTGACCCTCCGCCGCAATGTTTTGAAATGTGCTATAATAATATTAAGCCGATTAAAAGCTATGGGGTAAAATCTTTCGAACCGGAAATCAGCTTGCAGAAAGGTTTAAAAACGATTTTATCTCTTGCTCCAGCAATCGCCGTGATTCTTCCGGCTTATTGGCCGGGTTTCTAGCCGGGTTTATCACCGCTCTTTAATAACATTAAACCATTTTAAAAAGTGATCGAATGCTGCGACTTTCAAAAGCAACCAACCGCCGTTTTTGGCTTTTGTCATTATTCGTTGCCTATGCCATGGCGAATTTATTTACCTTGACTGCTTTTCCATTGATGCATTCGGACGAGAGTTGGCTGAGCGGTTTATCGCGGCACATCATGCTGACGGGGAATCTTGCAGCAACCGAGCCTTTC from Hydrogenispora ethanolica includes the following:
- a CDS encoding glycerophosphodiester phosphodiesterase; the encoded protein is MKIIAHRGFSSRAPENTLAAFGMAVEFGVDGLEFDVHLSKDGEVVICHDEAVDRTTDGEGLIKDFTWEELRRLDAGSWFEPRFVGERIPRLSDLLELVAGTRLLLNIELKTNIFPYPGIEEKVIQMVKNFGIVNRCIISSFNHHSLLRAITILPELKTGALYEADLFKPWEYAETFGAAALHPEHHSVTPELVREARHRGIMVNPWTVNEPVHMERMIAAAVDGIITNYPDVAKQVLQNTSRR